A part of Syngnathus acus chromosome 20, fSynAcu1.2, whole genome shotgun sequence genomic DNA contains:
- the plcd1a gene encoding 1-phosphatidylinositol 4,5-bisphosphate phosphodiesterase delta-1a isoform X2 has product MEANGAAGKHSLEGDPDLNFLLVGGMLTKIRSRSWQKSRFYRLQEDCKTVWHESNKPFKRKQTFSVDDIDSVRNGRQSEGLNKHIDPSEEERCFSIVFKGRKKVLDLMATDNEEANQWVKSFEKVLNNMRNLSRQQKTEHWIIDCMRKADKNEDNKMNLKELKRFLRHVNIEVDDTYAEALFKKCDESNSGYLEDFEIKRFYELLTQREEIDVIYQNYAQTDGRISARDLLNFLLNEQRENATASDALRLIEKYEVDETAKQNHLMTKDGFQMFLQHEDSDIFNPAYKNVYQDMTQPLNHYYISSSHNTYLTHDQLKGPSSTEAYIRALMKSCRCVELDIWDGPNGEPIVYHGYTLTSKILFKDVIKVIKDYAFKTSDYPVILSLENHCSVDQQKLMAHYIVSILGDALVNKPLGKVIPTTFPSPEELKGKFLIKGKCLNKLDAMFNNNTISDGTVSEEDEAAEQENGQKAPQKKSKIRLAKELSDVVVYCKSVHFNGFEHARDKLDFNELSSFKESKAFNFAENSPTAFMHHNIDKLSRTYPGGSRTDSSNYNPVPLWNAGCQIVALNFQTPGKEMQINQGRFLPNGMSGYILKPEFQRDPSSQFDPNVLSHGPWLRKKTLHVMVISAQQLPKLNVDKQKSIVDPLVRLEMYGVRADNAIKETHYIDNNGFNPMWNERFQFDIHVPELAILRVVVEDYDATSANDLIGQYCLPLTCVQNGYRHVPLLNKNGDLISSAGLFVHIMLLDAN; this is encoded by the exons TCTCAGTCGACGACATCGATTCTGTACGCAACGGCCGCCAGTCTGAGGGTCTGAACAAGCACATCGACCCGAGTGAGGAAGAACGCTGCTTTTCCATCGTCTTCAAGGGCCGCAAGAAAGTCCTGGATCTGATGGCTACCGATAACGAAGAGGCCAATCAGTGGGTGAAAAGCTTTGAGAAGGTCTTGAACAACATGCGCAACCTCAGCCGGCAACAGAAGACCGAGCA CTGGATCATCGATTGCATGCGCAAAGCGGACAAGAACgaggacaacaaaatgaaccTGAAAGAGCTGAAGCGCTTCTTGCGACACGTCAACATTGAAGTCGACGACACGTACGCCGAAGCACTTTTTAAG AAATGTGACGAGTCCAACTCGGGCTACCTGGAAGACTTTGAGATCAAGAGGTTTTACGAACTGCTGACCCAGCGCGAGGAGATAGACGTCATCTACCAGAACTACGCTCAAACAGATGGTCGGATCAGCGCTCGGGACCTGCTCAACTTCCTGCTGAACGAGCAGAGGGAGAACGCCACCGCGTCGGATGCTCTGCGACTGATCGAAAAATACGAGGTGGATGAAACGG CCAAACAGAATCATCTCATGACCAAAGACGGCTTCCAGATGTTCCTCCAACACGAAGACAGCGACATCTTCAACCCGGCCTACAAGAACGTCTACCAGGACATGACGCAGCCTCTCAACCATTATTACATATCTTCCTCGCATAACACGTATCTCACCCATGACCAGCTCAAAGGACCCAGCAGCACTGAAGCCTACattag agcTCTGATGAAGAGTTGCCGCTGCGTGGAGCTGGACATTTGGGACGGCCCCAACGGCGAGCCCATCGTCTACCACGGATACACGCTCACTTCTAAAATCCTCTTCAAGGACGTAATCAAAGTCATTAAAGACTATGCCTTTAAG ACGTCGGACTACCCCGTCATTCTGTCCTTGGAGAACCATTGCAGTGTTGACCAGCAGAAACTCATGGCCCACTACATCGTCTCCATCCTGGGGGACGCCTTGGTCAACAAGCCCCTCGGGAAAGTTATCCCCACCACCTTCCCCTCACCAGAG GAGCTCAAGGGCAAGTTCTTGATCAAGGGAAAGTGCCTCAACAAATTGGACGCCAtgttcaacaacaacacaatctcAGACGGCACGGTGTCCGAGGAGGATGAGGCGGCGGAGCAAGAGAACGGAcaaaaagcgcctcaaaag AAATCAAAGATCAGACTGGCGAAGGAGCTGTCAGATGTGGTCGTCTACTGCAAGAGCGTCCACTTCAATGGTTTTGAACACGCCAGGGACAAGTTGGACTTTAACGAGCTGTCCTCCTTCAAGGAGAGCAAAGCCTTCAATTTTGCTGAGAACTCGC CCACGGCCTTCATGCACCACAACATTGACAAGCTGAGCCGGACCTATCCGGGTGGCTCCAGAACTGACTCATCCAACTACAACCCGGTGCCCCTGTGGAATGCTGGTTGCCAAATAG TGGCGCTCAACTTCCAGACACCCGGCAAGGAGATGCAGATCAATCAGGGCCGCTTCCTACCCAACGGCATGAGCGGCTACATCCTCAAGCCGGAATTCCAAAGAGACCCCTCCTCTCAGTTCGACCCTAACGTGCTTTCCCACGGACCCTGGCTGAGGAAGAAGACCCTCCATGTCATG GTGATCTCGGCCCAGCAGTTACCCAAGCTCAACGTGGACAAACAGAAATCCATCGTGGACCCCCTGGTGAGGTTAGAGATGTACGGCGTGCGGGCTGACAACGCCATCAAGGAGACGCACTACATTGATAATAATG GATTTAATCCCATGTGGAACGAGCGCTTCCAGTTCGACATCCACGTCCCTGAGCTGGCCATCTTGCGAGTGGTTGTGGAGGACTACGATGCTACGTCGGCTAACGACCTTATTGGCCAGTACTGCCTGCCGCTTACCTGCGTGCAGAATG GTTATAGGCACGTTCCGCTTCTTAACAAGAATGGCGACCTGATCTCGTCGGCCGGCCTCTTCGTGCACATCATGCTCCTGGATGCCAATTAA
- the vill gene encoding villin-1 isoform X2, translating to MMNDANKDAFRSVHRKAGLQIWTINKLQMVPLSAQSFGNFFEGDCYIVLHMSQNLGSADIHYWIGNTSSQDEQGAAAVFVTQLDEHLGGAPVQHREVQGHESPRFRGYFKNGIIYKKGGVASGFDHVDTNAYNVLRLLHVKGRKHITATEVDVAWSSFNTGDIFLLDMGNLIVQWNGEKSNRGEKLKATLLAQDIRDRERGGRAAIGVVEGGDERDSPELMKNMTAALGPRTGALKAAIPDDDSRRPVNANVRLYHVYDVSGNLVVQEVATQPLTQNLLKSSDCYILDNAGSSVMVWKGKHASKEEKRGALNRAVGYIKAKNYPASTSVEVMCEGGESAMFKHLFKEWRDKNQTQGLGTTHNVGKIAKVDQVKFDVMELHARPEVAAKQRMVDDGSGDVKVWRIEDLELAEVNPRTYGQFYGGDCYLVLYTYRISNREQHILYMWQGRSATKDEVTACAYQAVLVDQKYNGAPVQVRVVMGKEPRHFLAIFKGRLIIFEGGTGRPGVVNPVSGARLFQVRGTSELNTKATEVLARASSLNTNDVFLLKSDHSCYLWYGKGCSGDERVMARAISDVVSKQDKQVVMEGQEPAEFWVALGGKAPYANDKSLQREEPLHSPRLFECSNQTGQFRMTEVDDFAQSDLDEEDVMLLDTWEEIFLWVGNSANEYETKETWNSAHEYLRTHPAGRDKDTPVVCVKQGFEPPTFTGWFNAWDPHKWSVGKSYEEIKKELNSNASLLELNYDLNNTTLNSGGGNYRAPGGPMSPPIYKSHFGDSSPVITSPTSSRPFPTAPGMQVAPELLINKSASELPPDVDPCYKENFLSDADFEQLLGMGRLEFQRLAEWRQKELKKKAGLF from the exons ATGATGAATGATGCCAATAAAGATGCGTTTAGGAGTGTCCACAGAAAAGCAGGCCTGCAGATATGGACCATTAAC AAGCTGCAGATGGTGCCGCTGTCGGCCCAAAGCTTCGGCAACTTCTTCGAGGGCGATTGTTACATTGTTTTGCAC ATGAGTCAGAACTTGGGCTCGGCCGACATTCACTATTGGATCGGGAACACCTCGTCGCAGGATGAGCAGGGAGCGGCGGCTGTCTTCGTCACCCAACTGGATGAGCACTTGGGGGGTGCGCCGGTGCAGCACAGGGAGGTGCAGGGCCACGAGTCGCCACGTTTCAGGGGCTACTTCAAAAACGGCATTAT ATACAAAAAAGGGGGCGTGGCCTCCGGTTTTGACCACGTGGATACCAACGCCTACAATGTCCTGCGTTTGCTGCACGTCAAAGGGCGGAAGCACATCACAGCCACCGAG GTGGATGTGGCGTGGAGCAGCTTTAATACAGGGGATATCTTCCTTCTGGACATGGGCAATCTCATAGTGCAGTGGAATGGAGAAAAGAGCAACAGGGGGGAGAAGCTCAAG GCCACCTTGCTGGCTCAGGATATCCGGGACCGGGAACGAGGCGGCCGGGCTGCGATCGGCGTGGTGGAGGGCGGCGATGAGCGCGACTCGCCCGAGCTGATGAAAAACATGACGGCTGCATTGGGTCCAAGGACCGGTGCACTCAAGGCTGCCATCCCTGACGACGACTCACGCCGGCCAGTCAACGCCAACGTCAGGCTCTACCA TGTTTACGACGTCAGTGGGAATCTGGTGGTTCAAGAAGTGGCCACGCAGCCTCTCACCCAAAACCTCCTGAAGTCTTCT GATTGCTACATATTAGACAATGCTGGCTCCAGTGTGATGGTGTGGAAAGGAAAACACGCCTCCAAAGAGGAGAAGCGTGGTGCTCTGAACCGGGCAGTG GGTTATATCAAGGCCAAGAACTACCCAGCAAGCACCAGTGTGGAGGTCATGTGCGAGGGCGGCGAGTCGGCCATGTTCAAGCACCTCTTCAAGGAGTGGAGGGACAAGAATCAAACTCAAGGCTTGGGCACCACGCACAATGTGGGCAAGATAG CAAAGGTTGACCAGGTGAAGTTTGACGTGATGGAGCTCCACGCACGTCCCGAGGTGGCAGCAAAGCAGCGCATGGTGGACGACGGCTCTGGAGATGTCAAG GTGTGGCGCATTGAAGATTTGGAACTGGCTGAAGTCAATCCGAGGACATATGGACAGTTTTACGGCGGAGACTGCTACCTGGTGCTATACACGTATCGCATATCAAACCGGGAGCAGCACATTCTCTACATGTGGcag GGGCGGTCGGCCACCAAAGACGAGGTGACGGCTTGTGCCTATCAGGCAGTGCTAGTGGATCAGAAGTACAACGGAGCCCCCGTGCAGGTTCGGGTGGTCATGGGAAAGGAGCCCCGCCATTTCCTGGCCATTTTCAAAGGCAGACTTATCATCTTTGAG GGTGGTACCGGTCGACCCGGCGTGGTCAACCCTGTGAGCGGAGCCAGGCTCTTCCAGGTTCGGGGGACTAGCGAGCTGAACACCAAGGCTACTGAAGTTCTGGCCAGGGCGTCATCCCTCAACACCAATGACGTTTTCCTGCTCAAGAGTGACCACTCGTGCTACTTGTGGTACGGAAAG GGTTGCAGCGGGGATGAGAGGGTGATGGCCAGAGCCATTTCTGACGTGGTCTCCAAACAGGACAAACAGGTGGTGATGGAGGGTCAGGAGCCTGCTGAATTCTGGGTAGCCCTTGGAGGGAAGGCACCCTACGCCAATGACAAGAG tctcCAGAGGGAGGAGCCTCTTCACAGCCCTCGTCTGTTTGAGTGCTCAAATCAGACGGGTCAGTTTCGGATGACCGAGGTGGATGACTTTGCACAAAGCGACCTGGACGAGGAGGATGTCATGCTGCTGGACACCTGGGAAGAG ATTTTCTTGTGGGTGGGGAACTCTGCTAATGAGTACGAGACCAAGGAGACATGGAACTCTGCCCACGAGTACTTACGCACCCACCCGGCGGGCCGTGACAAGGACACGCCTGTGGTCTGTGTCAAACAGGGCTTTGAGCCCCCCACATTCACCGGCTGGTTTAATGCGTGGGACCCCCATAAGTGGAGC GTGGGGAAGTCCTATGAGGAGATAAAGAAAGAGCTGAATAGCAACGCATCGCTGTTAGAGCTCAATTAT GATCTAAACAACACCACTTTAAATTCAGGCGGAGGCAATTACCGGGCGCCCGGAGGCCCCATGAGTCCTCCAATCTACAAAAGCCATTTTGGGGATTCGTCCCCCGTAATCACCAGCCCGACTTCATCCCGCCCATTCCCTACAGCCCCCGGGATGCAAGTGGCCCCCGAGCTCCTCATCAACAAGTCCGCCTCGGAGCTCCCGCCGGACGTGGACCCCTGCTACAAagag AACTTCCTGTCTGACGCCGATTTTGAGCAACTGCTCGGCATGGGCCGCTTAGAATTCCAGCGCCTGGCGGAGTGGCGGCAGAAGGAGCTGAAAAAGAAGGCGGGGCTTTTTTAA
- the vill gene encoding villin-1 isoform X1: MMTRTESSKDKPTTKSTVHVMMNDANKDAFRSVHRKAGLQIWTINKLQMVPLSAQSFGNFFEGDCYIVLHMSQNLGSADIHYWIGNTSSQDEQGAAAVFVTQLDEHLGGAPVQHREVQGHESPRFRGYFKNGIIYKKGGVASGFDHVDTNAYNVLRLLHVKGRKHITATEVDVAWSSFNTGDIFLLDMGNLIVQWNGEKSNRGEKLKATLLAQDIRDRERGGRAAIGVVEGGDERDSPELMKNMTAALGPRTGALKAAIPDDDSRRPVNANVRLYHVYDVSGNLVVQEVATQPLTQNLLKSSDCYILDNAGSSVMVWKGKHASKEEKRGALNRAVGYIKAKNYPASTSVEVMCEGGESAMFKHLFKEWRDKNQTQGLGTTHNVGKIAKVDQVKFDVMELHARPEVAAKQRMVDDGSGDVKVWRIEDLELAEVNPRTYGQFYGGDCYLVLYTYRISNREQHILYMWQGRSATKDEVTACAYQAVLVDQKYNGAPVQVRVVMGKEPRHFLAIFKGRLIIFEGGTGRPGVVNPVSGARLFQVRGTSELNTKATEVLARASSLNTNDVFLLKSDHSCYLWYGKGCSGDERVMARAISDVVSKQDKQVVMEGQEPAEFWVALGGKAPYANDKSLQREEPLHSPRLFECSNQTGQFRMTEVDDFAQSDLDEEDVMLLDTWEEIFLWVGNSANEYETKETWNSAHEYLRTHPAGRDKDTPVVCVKQGFEPPTFTGWFNAWDPHKWSVGKSYEEIKKELNSNASLLELNYDLNNTTLNSGGGNYRAPGGPMSPPIYKSHFGDSSPVITSPTSSRPFPTAPGMQVAPELLINKSASELPPDVDPCYKENFLSDADFEQLLGMGRLEFQRLAEWRQKELKKKAGLF; encoded by the exons atgatgacgaggaCGGAATCCAGCAAGGACAAACCAACTACGA aGTCCACAGTACACGTTATGATGAATGATGCCAATAAAGATGCGTTTAGGAGTGTCCACAGAAAAGCAGGCCTGCAGATATGGACCATTAAC AAGCTGCAGATGGTGCCGCTGTCGGCCCAAAGCTTCGGCAACTTCTTCGAGGGCGATTGTTACATTGTTTTGCAC ATGAGTCAGAACTTGGGCTCGGCCGACATTCACTATTGGATCGGGAACACCTCGTCGCAGGATGAGCAGGGAGCGGCGGCTGTCTTCGTCACCCAACTGGATGAGCACTTGGGGGGTGCGCCGGTGCAGCACAGGGAGGTGCAGGGCCACGAGTCGCCACGTTTCAGGGGCTACTTCAAAAACGGCATTAT ATACAAAAAAGGGGGCGTGGCCTCCGGTTTTGACCACGTGGATACCAACGCCTACAATGTCCTGCGTTTGCTGCACGTCAAAGGGCGGAAGCACATCACAGCCACCGAG GTGGATGTGGCGTGGAGCAGCTTTAATACAGGGGATATCTTCCTTCTGGACATGGGCAATCTCATAGTGCAGTGGAATGGAGAAAAGAGCAACAGGGGGGAGAAGCTCAAG GCCACCTTGCTGGCTCAGGATATCCGGGACCGGGAACGAGGCGGCCGGGCTGCGATCGGCGTGGTGGAGGGCGGCGATGAGCGCGACTCGCCCGAGCTGATGAAAAACATGACGGCTGCATTGGGTCCAAGGACCGGTGCACTCAAGGCTGCCATCCCTGACGACGACTCACGCCGGCCAGTCAACGCCAACGTCAGGCTCTACCA TGTTTACGACGTCAGTGGGAATCTGGTGGTTCAAGAAGTGGCCACGCAGCCTCTCACCCAAAACCTCCTGAAGTCTTCT GATTGCTACATATTAGACAATGCTGGCTCCAGTGTGATGGTGTGGAAAGGAAAACACGCCTCCAAAGAGGAGAAGCGTGGTGCTCTGAACCGGGCAGTG GGTTATATCAAGGCCAAGAACTACCCAGCAAGCACCAGTGTGGAGGTCATGTGCGAGGGCGGCGAGTCGGCCATGTTCAAGCACCTCTTCAAGGAGTGGAGGGACAAGAATCAAACTCAAGGCTTGGGCACCACGCACAATGTGGGCAAGATAG CAAAGGTTGACCAGGTGAAGTTTGACGTGATGGAGCTCCACGCACGTCCCGAGGTGGCAGCAAAGCAGCGCATGGTGGACGACGGCTCTGGAGATGTCAAG GTGTGGCGCATTGAAGATTTGGAACTGGCTGAAGTCAATCCGAGGACATATGGACAGTTTTACGGCGGAGACTGCTACCTGGTGCTATACACGTATCGCATATCAAACCGGGAGCAGCACATTCTCTACATGTGGcag GGGCGGTCGGCCACCAAAGACGAGGTGACGGCTTGTGCCTATCAGGCAGTGCTAGTGGATCAGAAGTACAACGGAGCCCCCGTGCAGGTTCGGGTGGTCATGGGAAAGGAGCCCCGCCATTTCCTGGCCATTTTCAAAGGCAGACTTATCATCTTTGAG GGTGGTACCGGTCGACCCGGCGTGGTCAACCCTGTGAGCGGAGCCAGGCTCTTCCAGGTTCGGGGGACTAGCGAGCTGAACACCAAGGCTACTGAAGTTCTGGCCAGGGCGTCATCCCTCAACACCAATGACGTTTTCCTGCTCAAGAGTGACCACTCGTGCTACTTGTGGTACGGAAAG GGTTGCAGCGGGGATGAGAGGGTGATGGCCAGAGCCATTTCTGACGTGGTCTCCAAACAGGACAAACAGGTGGTGATGGAGGGTCAGGAGCCTGCTGAATTCTGGGTAGCCCTTGGAGGGAAGGCACCCTACGCCAATGACAAGAG tctcCAGAGGGAGGAGCCTCTTCACAGCCCTCGTCTGTTTGAGTGCTCAAATCAGACGGGTCAGTTTCGGATGACCGAGGTGGATGACTTTGCACAAAGCGACCTGGACGAGGAGGATGTCATGCTGCTGGACACCTGGGAAGAG ATTTTCTTGTGGGTGGGGAACTCTGCTAATGAGTACGAGACCAAGGAGACATGGAACTCTGCCCACGAGTACTTACGCACCCACCCGGCGGGCCGTGACAAGGACACGCCTGTGGTCTGTGTCAAACAGGGCTTTGAGCCCCCCACATTCACCGGCTGGTTTAATGCGTGGGACCCCCATAAGTGGAGC GTGGGGAAGTCCTATGAGGAGATAAAGAAAGAGCTGAATAGCAACGCATCGCTGTTAGAGCTCAATTAT GATCTAAACAACACCACTTTAAATTCAGGCGGAGGCAATTACCGGGCGCCCGGAGGCCCCATGAGTCCTCCAATCTACAAAAGCCATTTTGGGGATTCGTCCCCCGTAATCACCAGCCCGACTTCATCCCGCCCATTCCCTACAGCCCCCGGGATGCAAGTGGCCCCCGAGCTCCTCATCAACAAGTCCGCCTCGGAGCTCCCGCCGGACGTGGACCCCTGCTACAAagag AACTTCCTGTCTGACGCCGATTTTGAGCAACTGCTCGGCATGGGCCGCTTAGAATTCCAGCGCCTGGCGGAGTGGCGGCAGAAGGAGCTGAAAAAGAAGGCGGGGCTTTTTTAA
- the ctdspla gene encoding CTD (carboxy-terminal domain, RNA polymerase II, polypeptide A) small phosphatase-like a isoform X1 yields the protein MDNTSIITQVANPKEEESICASQDKVSQSNSSLKKHRSRSIFSPFFCCFRNYNDYQVEPPAVNNKTHALPPPPEENGAPPKCDQVQADHIPSPPAKFLLPEVSIADYGRNCVVIDLDETLVHSSFKPISNADFIVPVEIDGTVHQVYVLKRPHVDEFLQRMGELFECVLFTASLAKYADPVADLLDRWGVFRARLFRESCVFHRGNYVKDLSRLGRELGKVIIVDNSPASYIFHPENAVPVQSWFDDMADRELLELLPIFEGLSKEDDVYSLLQSLRER from the exons ATGGACAACACGTCCATTATAACACAGGTTGCAAATCCCAAAGAGGAGGAAAGCATTTGCGCGAGTCAAGACAAAG TGTCCCAGTCCAACAGCAGCCTCAAGAAACACCGCAGTCGGAGCATTTTCAGCCCCTTCTTCTGCTGCTTTCGCAACTACAATGACTACCAGGTGGAACCGCCGGCCGTCAACAACAAGACTCATGCCCTGCCGCCGCCTCCCGAGGAGAACGGCGCTCCTCCCAAG TGTGACCAGGTGCAGGCTGACCACATCCCCAGT CCTCCAGCCAAGTTCCTCTTGCCCGAGGTCAGTATAGCAGACTATGGCAGGAACTGCGTGGTGATCGACCTGGACGAGACGCTCGTTCACAGCTCCTTCAAG CCTATTAGCAATGCAGACTTCATCGTTCCGGTGGAGATTGATGGAACTGTTCATCAG GTGTATGTGCTGAAAAGGCCTCACGTGGACGAGTTCCTGCAAAGGATGGGGGAGCTGTTTGAATGTGTCCTTTTCACCGCCAGTTTAGCTAAG TACGCGGACCCCGTGGCAGACCTCCTGGACCGCTGGGGAGTGTTCCGCGCTCGTCTCTTCAGGGAATCCTGTGTGTTCCACAGAGGAAACTACGTCAAAGACCTCAGCCGGCTGGGCCGAGAGCTCGGCAAGGTCATCATTGTCGACAACTCGCCTGCCTCCTACATCTTCCACCCTGAAAACGCC GTGCCGGTGCAGTCGTGGTTCGACGACATGGCCGACAGGGAACTCTTGGAGCTGCTGCCCATCTTCGAAGGCCTCAGCAAGGAGGACGACGTTTACAGCCTCTTACAGAGCCTGAGGGAGAGGTAG
- the ctdspla gene encoding CTD (carboxy-terminal domain, RNA polymerase II, polypeptide A) small phosphatase-like a isoform X2 encodes MDNTSIITQVANPKEEESICASQDKVSQSNSSLKKHRSRSIFSPFFCCFRNYNDYQVEPPAVNNKTHALPPPPEENGAPPKPPAKFLLPEVSIADYGRNCVVIDLDETLVHSSFKPISNADFIVPVEIDGTVHQVYVLKRPHVDEFLQRMGELFECVLFTASLAKYADPVADLLDRWGVFRARLFRESCVFHRGNYVKDLSRLGRELGKVIIVDNSPASYIFHPENAVPVQSWFDDMADRELLELLPIFEGLSKEDDVYSLLQSLRER; translated from the exons ATGGACAACACGTCCATTATAACACAGGTTGCAAATCCCAAAGAGGAGGAAAGCATTTGCGCGAGTCAAGACAAAG TGTCCCAGTCCAACAGCAGCCTCAAGAAACACCGCAGTCGGAGCATTTTCAGCCCCTTCTTCTGCTGCTTTCGCAACTACAATGACTACCAGGTGGAACCGCCGGCCGTCAACAACAAGACTCATGCCCTGCCGCCGCCTCCCGAGGAGAACGGCGCTCCTCCCAAG CCTCCAGCCAAGTTCCTCTTGCCCGAGGTCAGTATAGCAGACTATGGCAGGAACTGCGTGGTGATCGACCTGGACGAGACGCTCGTTCACAGCTCCTTCAAG CCTATTAGCAATGCAGACTTCATCGTTCCGGTGGAGATTGATGGAACTGTTCATCAG GTGTATGTGCTGAAAAGGCCTCACGTGGACGAGTTCCTGCAAAGGATGGGGGAGCTGTTTGAATGTGTCCTTTTCACCGCCAGTTTAGCTAAG TACGCGGACCCCGTGGCAGACCTCCTGGACCGCTGGGGAGTGTTCCGCGCTCGTCTCTTCAGGGAATCCTGTGTGTTCCACAGAGGAAACTACGTCAAAGACCTCAGCCGGCTGGGCCGAGAGCTCGGCAAGGTCATCATTGTCGACAACTCGCCTGCCTCCTACATCTTCCACCCTGAAAACGCC GTGCCGGTGCAGTCGTGGTTCGACGACATGGCCGACAGGGAACTCTTGGAGCTGCTGCCCATCTTCGAAGGCCTCAGCAAGGAGGACGACGTTTACAGCCTCTTACAGAGCCTGAGGGAGAGGTAG